One Ilumatobacter fluminis genomic window, GAACCGATGACCGCGGCGTACTCGGTGCCGAGCGCTGCCATGGCCGAGCCGGTGAGGGTCGCGATGTCGACGATCACGTCGGGTTCGGACTCGGCGGCGAGCGACAGCCCGTCGGCGAGGATGAGGCGGCCCTCGGCGTCGGTGTTCTGCACCTCGACCGTCTTGCCGTTGCGAATGGTGAGCACGTCACCGAGCTTGAGCGCCGAGCCCGACGGCATGTTGTCGGTGCACATGAGCCACGCGGTGACCCGGTTGCGGCAGCCGAGGTCGCGCAGCGCCGTCATCGTCGAGAGGACCGCAGCCGCACCCGACATGTCCATCTTCATGAGGGCGTGCATGGGGTTGCTCGGCTTGATGCTGATACCGCCGGAGTCGTACATGACGCCCTTGCCGACGAGTGCGACGTCGGCCTTGGGGCGGCGCGGGGTGTAGGTGAGCTTGACCATGCGCGGCGGCTCGGTGGAGCCGGCGTTCACGCCGAGGATGCCGCCACAACCGAGCACCGTCAGCTGGTCCTTGTCGAACACCTCGACGTCGAAGCCGTACTCGGCGCCGAGCTCGACCGCCTGGGCGGCGATGTCGCGAGCGTTCAACAGGTTCGGCGGCGTGTTCGCGAGCTCGCGGGCGAGCCGGGCGGCCCTCGACGTGGCGATGCCGGCGGTCACGCCCTCCTTCGCCTGCTTCGACGCCTTGGCCGGCATCACCAGCGTCGCATCGGTGAGCGGGTTCGCGATCGACGCATCGTTCTTCGAACCGACGTAGCGGTAACTCGCGAGCAGGACGCCCTCGGTGACCGCCTGCGCCGCCGCGGCGACGCTCACGTCGTCGGCCGCCACCATCGGCAGCGTCGTGGCGAGTGAGGCGCGCTTGCCGCACGCTCGGGTGAGCGCGGCGGCCGCGTCGCGGAGTTCGTTCGCGCTCAGGCCGTCACCAGCGCCGACGGCAACCATCGTCGCGCCCTTCGACGAGGGCACGGCGAGCACCTGGCCGGCAGCGCCGGTGAACCCGTTCGCCTCGAGCGCCGAGCGCGAAAGACCGAGCTGGCGAGGCACCGTGCCGGACGACCGGACCGGGACGCCGACGACCTCGGCAGACGTAGGGACAGAGCTCGCAACCGCTACTGCGGCGTGGTTCGTCATGCCCGCCATGATGCCGGATTCCGCGGGCGGCGACCACACAGGGTCTTGACAAGCACGCAACACGTGACTGCTAGTGTCGCTTGAACGCTTTGTACAACTGTGGCGTCGCGATGGTTCCCGATCGATGTGCGACTCCCGGTTCTGCAGCGTGGACATGGGGGCACGACCACGCGTGCGCCCGCACACACCTACATGGGAGGACAGATGACCCGAACGGTCACGACCAAGCGCTGGAAGTTCGCAGCCGGCCTGGCAGCGGTTGCACTCGTTGCCGGAGCCTGCGGAGGCGACGACGACGATGCCGATGACGGCGACGACGACGTCGCCACCGACGACAGCGCCGCCGACAGCGACGACAGCAGCGACGACAGCGGTGACGACTCGACCGACGACACGGTCGAGGTCACCCAGGACGGCAGCGTGCTCGCTGCGGTCCAGGACCGCGGCACGCTCGTGTGCGGCGGCAACAACGGCCTCGCGGGCTTCGGCTCGATCGACGCCGCGACCGGTGAAGCGTCCGGTTTCGACATCGACTTCTGTCGTGCACTCGCCGCCGCGGTGCTCGGCGATTCCGAAGCGATCGAGATCAAGGCACTCGAGGCAGCCGAGCGATTCCCGACGCTGCAGTCGGGCGAGATCGACGTGCTGATCCGCAACACCACCCGCACCGCCAGCCGCGACGGCGCCGAGCAGGCCACGTTCCTGCACACGACGTTCTACGACGGCCAGGGCTTCATGGTGCCCGCCGACACCGGCTTCACCACCCTCGAAGACCTCGCCGGAGCGACCGTCTGCGTGCAGACCGGTACCACGACCCTCACCAACCTGAACGCCGTGTCGACCGACCGTGGTCTCAACATGACGGCGCTCGAGTTCGAGTCGAACGACCAGCTGAACCCGGCCTTCCAGGCCGGCCAGTGCGAGGCCTGGACCTCCGACGCGTCGCAGCTCGCCTCGTTCGCCGCCGGCATGGAGATGGAGACGACGATCCTCCCCGAGATCATCTCGAAGGAGCCACTCGGCCCCGCAGTCGCCGACGGTGACAGCCAGTGGGCGCAGGTCGTCGACTGGGCGACCATGGCCACCATCCAGGCGTGGGAGTACGGCATCGACTCGACCAACGTCGACGACTTCCTCACCAGCGAGGACTCGAACATCCTGACGTTCCTCGGCCAGCCCGTCACCGACGCGGACGGCAACGAGGCGGTCAAGGACCTCGGCCTCGGCCTGCCCAACGACTTCGCCTATCAGGTGATCAAGCAGGTCGGCAACTACCAGGAGATCTTCGAGGCCAACCTGGCCCCGATCGGTCTCACGCTGGAGGGCAGCCCGAACGATCTGTGGACCAACGGTGGTCTGCAGTACGTGCCGCCGTTCCGCTGATCGGACACTGATGTGTGTCGGGCCCACCCGGGCCCGACACACCTGAACGGGAGGGCCCGGCCGGTCGACCGGCCGGGCCCTCGTCGGACCGAGGCGCGAGTCGACGCGCCGCGAAGGGGATGGACGATGGGGAAACGAGGACCGGAATCGTGATGCTCGCGATCGATGCCACCACGCTGGTGATGAGCCTGCTCTGGCTCCTGGGCGCTGGCGTGGCCGCCACACTCGGCTACGTCATCTACCGGCTGGGCAACCAGATCTGGGCGATGATCCGCCAACGCCGCTACGACAAGGCCAACGGCCAGCTCGCGCCGCCGTGGCGCGACACCAAGGTCATCGCCGTCGTCGCCCAGATCGCGTTCGCGATCGTCGTCGTCGCCGTCGGCTGGTTCCTGTGGGGCAACTTCACCACCCGCACCGACCGGATCGGCCTCGAACTCAACTTCGACTTCCTCGACCAACCCGCCGGCATCACCATTGCCGACAACCCGCTCTCACCTGCCGACACGGTGTCGGAAGCCCTCGTCGCGGGCTTCATGAACACGATCCGGGCGATCATCGTCGGCATCCCGCTCTCGGTGTTGCTCGGCACCCTGATCGGCATCGCCCGCCTCTCGACCAACTGGCTGCTCAGCAAGGCAGCGACCGCCTACGTCGAGTTCTTCCGCAACATCCCGCCACTCGTCGTCATCATCTTCGTGTGGTCGGGCGTCTACCTCACCTCGTTCCCGAGAGCCACCGAATCGTGGCGACCGCTCGGTGGCTGGCTCGTGCTGAACAACGCCCGATTCGGTTTCCCGTCGGTCGTCGGCCTCGACAACTTCGTGGCATTCCGTTGGATCATCCTGATCGCCCTCGTCGCCGCCGTCGTCGTCGGCGTGTGGCGCACGAACGTCCACGTCAAGACCGGCGCCGCCCACCACCGCATCCTGTGGGGGCTCGGCACGTTCCTCGCGATCGCCGTGGTCGCCTACGTCGTGCTGGGCGGGCCGGCCGACTTCTCCAAGCCGCTCCTCAGCGAGAACGGTCGTGAGTTCTCCGGCGGCATCTGGATGCAGATGCCGTACGCCGCACTCGTGTCGGGTCTCGTGCTCTACACCGCCAGCCACATCGCCGAGATCGTGCGCGGCAGCATCCAGGCCGTCGACAAGGGGCAGGTCGAGGCCTCCGAGGCGCTCGCGCTGTCGAGCTTCCAGCGTTACCGGTTCGTGATCCTGCCGCAGGCGATGCGCATCGCGTTCCCGCCCTTGATCAACCAGTTCCTGAACTTCTCGAAGAACACCTCGCTGGCGCTCGCGATCGGCTTCGCCGAGACCACGTCGATCATCCAGAACCTGAACGGGCAGTCGCTCCCGGCACCGCAGCTCACCTTGTTGCTCATGCTGATGTACCTGCTGCTCTCGCTGATCCTGTCGCTGATCGGCAACCTCATCAACCGTCGACTCCAGATCGTGGGGCGCTGACATGGCTGATCAGTTCGTCGAAACACACATGGGTGGAGAAGATCCGCAGGTCCCCTTCGACGACCACCCATCGGTCCCGCACCTGCCGCCGGGTGAGTGGGTCAAGAAGAACCTCTTCAACTCGAAGCTGAACTCGGTCATCACGGTCGTGTTCGGTCTGATCGTGCTCTGGGTCGCCTACTTCTCGATCACCTGGCTGATCGACGCCGACTTCACGATCATCCGCGACACGTTGCGCGTGTTCATGATCGGCAGCTTCCCCGACGACGAGTTGTGGCGTCTGTGGGTGCAGGGGTATCTGCTCATGTTCGCGATCGGGTTCGCGAGCGGGGCGCGTGCACGTACCAGCTTCGAACAGGCCAGGCTCCAGGGCGTCGGCGTGGAGCCGCAGTCGCTCCTCGGGTTGCTGCGACGGTTCTGGCCGATCATCCTCGCCCTGGTCGTGTTCGCCTCGTTCGCGAAGACGATCTCCCCGATGATCCTGGTGGTCACCTCGGTCGCCACGGCGATCGTCGCCCGGTACGTCGGTTGGGCGTCGCCCGCCGCCGTCCGGCTCCGGTCGGGCTACGTCGCCGCCCTGCTCGTGATCGCGTCGATGCTGGTGGTCGCCGGCACCTCGAAGTTCGGTGGCGTGGTCGTCGGCCTGGTCCTGTTCTCCTGGGCCTTCACCGAGTTCCGCCGCGGCGACCCGTCCACCTCCGGCGCCCAGGAGGCCGTGCGCTGGATCATCCCGATCGTCATCGGTGTGGCGGCCTACTTCGCGATCGCCTCGATCGGCTTCGAGGGGTTCGGCTGGAAGGATTGGGGCGGCCTCTACGTCAACGTGTTCACGGCGGTGATCGGCATCGTGCTCGGTCTGCCGCTCGGCATCCTGCTCGCACTCGGGCGGCGCTCCGATCTGCCGGTCGTCAAGACCACGTCGGTGCTGTTCATCGAGTTCGTGCGTGGCGTGCCGCTGCTGTCGCTGCTGATCTTCTCGATCGTCTTCCTGCCGTTCTTCCTCCCGCCGTCGTGGGAGACACCGGCGGCGCTCACGCTCGCGATCGTCGTGATCGCTGGCTTCTCCGCCGCCTACATCGCCGAGATCGTGCGAGGCGGCCTCCAGGCCGTGGCGAAGGGCCAGACCGAGGCGGCGCAGGCGCTCGGCCTCGCCCCCGGGCCGATGCAGCGCTTCATCGTGCTGCCGCAGGCGCTGCGTGCCGTCATCCCGGCGATGGTCGGCCAGTTCATCTCCCTCTTCAAGGACACCTCGCTGCTGTTCGCCGCCGGCGTCCTCGAGTTCCTCGGCGCATCGACGATCGCCAACAACCAGCCCCAGTTCCTGGGGCGTGGCCTCGCCCCCGTCACGCTGCTGTTCGTGGCGTTCGGGTTCTGGGCCTTCTCGTACAACATGTCCCGTGAGAGCCGCCTCCTCGAGAAGCGACTCGACACCAGCCGCTGAGATCCGGATCAGGAGCAACACCCATGAGTCCCACCACGGTCAACACCGATGCCACCGAGATCACCGGCGGCACCGGGCAGGTGATGATCGAAGTCGAGAAGATGCACAAGTTCTTCGGCGACTTCCACGCACTGAAAGACATCGACCTCAAGGTCGGCCAGCAGGAAGTGGTCGTCGTCATCGGCCCGTCGGGTTCGGGCAAGTCGACGCTCATCCGGTGCATCAACCGGCTCGAGCGCCACGACCGCGGCAAGATCGTCGTCGACGGCATCGAGCTCTCCGACGACGTGCGCAACATCCAGGAGATCCGACGCGAGACCGGCATGGTCTTCCAGTCGTTCAACCTGTTCCCGCACCTCACGGTGATGGAGAACATCACGCTGGCACCGCGCAACGTTCGCAAGATCCCGAAGGCCGAGGCCGACGCCACGGCGATGGAGCTGCTCGAGCGGGTGAAGATCCCGCAGCAGGCCAACAAGTACCCGGGACAGATGTCGGGTGGCCAGCAGCAGCGTGTGGCGATCGCCCGCACCCTGGCGATGAAGCCGAAGGTCGTCCTGTTCGACGAGCCGACGTCGGCACTCGACCCCGAGATGGTGAAAGAGGTCCTCGACACCATGAAGGACCTCGCCAACGACGGCATGACGATGATCTGTGTGACGCACGAGATGGGCTTCGCCCGCGAGGTCGCCGACCGCGTCGTGTTCATGGCCGACGGCGAGATCGTCGAGGTCGGCAGCCCCGAGCACTTCTTCACCGACCCCCAAGAAGAACGCACCAAGCTCTTCCTCAGCCAGATCCTCTGACCCGATGATCGCCGGCCTCGAGCAGCCGTGGCGGGTGGCGTTCGAGGAGGCGTGGGCGTCGTGGGTCGCCGGCAACTTCGGGATCGGCGCCGCCGTCGTCGACCCGGCCGACGGCTCGATCGTGTCGTCCGGCCGAAACCGGGTCGCGCAGACGGAACGGGAGCCCGGTCTGCTGTCGGGCAACATGACGGCGCACGCCGAGATGAACGCGTTTGCTGCGCTCGACCGCTTCAACGCCGAGGGTCTGCACGTCTACACCACCCTCGAGCCGTGCATCATGTGCATCTCGACATCGATGCTGCTCAAGGTCGCCCACGTCCACTTCGCCGCCGGTGACGAGTTCTACGAGGGCCTCGATGACCTCTGGGGTGGCCACGCCCTGACCCGAGAGCGCCTGCCGGCCGCCACCGGGCCGTTCACCGGCGAGCACGCCCGGCTGGCGGCGTTCGCCCGGTTCCTGCCGATGTCGTTCACGCTGCGGCACTTCCCCGGCCGCACCGCCGATCAGCGGGCGCGTACCGAACATCCGGAACTGGCGGCGCTGATCGACGAACTGCTGGCGGACGGTTCGATCGACGACCTCCGCACGATCGACACGGTCGACACCGCCCTCGCCACCCTCTGGCCACGCCTCCCGCGCTGACCCCTGGCCGAATGCGTGAACAAACTGCGGAATGATTCCGCAGTTTGTTCACGCCTTGGTCGGGTGGGTGGGGGTGGTGAGGTGGACTTCGGCGACGATGCAGCGCAGGTCGTCCTGGCCTTCGTCGATGACCTCGACCATGGCGAACGTCGAGCCGTCGTCGCGTGCGTGCGCCGTCGGGACGGCACGGAACGGACCGACCGTGGCCGGTGCGAGGTAACGCAGCAGCGCTCCCCCGGGTTGCGACGACTCGCCCGCGGCACCGACGGCGGCTTCGGTCACCAGATCGAAGGCGACACCGCCGTGCAGCCCACCGAAGCCGTTGCGGCTCGCGCCGCTGAGCGACATCCGACAGGTCGTGCCGCCGGGCTCGCGCTCGATGCCGATGATGTCGTGGAGTCGGCCGTCGAGGCGGCACTCACCGTCGAACGCCGACATGAACCTCTTGCGCCACGCCTCGCGATCGCCGTCGTGCATCGCCGCCGCCATCTCGGGTGACGGCTTCATCGTCACGATCTGTTGGGTGCTCTCGGCGACACGGACCCCGGCGTCGTCGAGGATCTCGAGGTGCACGATCGTCGTCCGCTTGCCCGAACGCAACGCCGTCGCGGTGGCGAAGAGTCGCTCGCCCGTCGGCCGGGCGATTCGGTTGATGCTGATGTCGGCATGCAGGAACGGGCCCATGTCGACCGCCTGCGACGAGGCCATGTCACAGAACACGCCGAGCACCCCGAAGTCGACATGGCCGTCGTCCTCCAGCACCATCGGCGACACATGGAGGTGCAACCGGTTGCCGCACGGCCCGTCGGGGTCGGGGGCGTGCAGACCGATCTTGTTGATCACGTGATCGGCCATCGGGTTCCGTGGCGCGTCGGCCGGCTGCTCGGTCATCGGACGATTGTCCACGATCGCTGCGGCGCGCGCCCAACCGGCGGGTACTCCGGGGATGGCGGGTCGAGGGGGAGATCCGCCATCCCCGAGAGGCCGGTTACTTCACCGAGCCCGACAGGTCGATCCCCTTGAGGAAGATCTTCTGCAGGCCGAGGAAGACCAGGATCGGCACCAACATGCCCAACAAGGCGCCCGCCTGGATGAGCGGGATGTTGGCGTCGTAGAGGCCGAGGAACTGGTACAGACCGATCGAGATCGGCTGCAGGTCGGGCCGTGCGGCGAGGTAGAGCAAGGGCTCGAGGAAGTCGTTCCAGGCGAAGAAGAAGTGGAACAGCGCCACGGCGAGCAACGCACCCTTCGCCTGCGGCAGGATCACCGTCAGGAGGGTGCGCAGCGGCCCGGCACCGTCGATCGCCGCCGCCTCGTCGAGGTCGCGCGGGATCGTCAGGAAGAACTGCCGCAGCAGGAAGACGTTGTACGCGTTCGCGAAGAAGTGCGGGATGATCAGGGGCCACCACGTGCCGATCCAGCCGAGCCGGTCGAACACGATGTAGGTCGGCACCAGGGTGACGAACCGCGGCAGGATGATCGTCGCGATCAGCGACAGCATGATTAGCCCCTTGAACGGCATCCGGAATCGCGACAGGCCGTAGGCGACGAGCGTCGACGACATGATCGTGCCCGCCATGCCGAGACCGGCGATGATCGCCGTGTTCCGGAGCTTGGTGCCGAAGTCCATCGCACGCCACGCGTCGGGGTAGTTCTTGAGCGTCGGGTCGAACTCGAGGACCGGATCGATGGTCTGGATGCGGCCCTCCCACACGATCGGCTCGGCGTCGACGTCGTCGGGATCGACGAACACGCTCGACTCGGCGCCGCGTTCGAGCAGGGCGAGTTGCACCGTGCCGTCGTCGGTCGGGACCTCGTACAACTCGAGCTGGCGGACCTCGACGTTGAAGGTCTCGTCGAGCGTCGTCGCGAGGGCGGCGTCGCCGGTGTCGACCGCCTCGGGCGCCTGCACGGCAGGGTCGAGGAAGGCGGACGGGTCGCCGTCGAGCGAGATGATGCCGACACCGTTCAGGCTCCCGTCGGCGGCCGGCACCGTGTACAGCACGGCCTCGTCGAGCGAGATCCCGAGCTGTTCCTCGACGACCGGGCCGAGGCCTTCGTAGGTGAAGTCCCAGTCGACGCGTGTCGGCAACTGGTCGACCGGCACGAGGGCGTTGATCGCGGCACCCGGGCGCAACAGCGCGAGCGACGGATTGCCCCCGTCGGGGTCGGGCATCGCGAACAGGGCGACCTGGTCGATGGCGTAGCCCGACTCGACGAGTGCGGCATCGAGTGACTCGGTCGAGCCGTCGAACTCGAGCGGTTCGGGTGCTGCGGCGCCGCTGATGAGCACCGCCGCGTCCTGGCCCGGCATGAGCAGGCTGACGCCCGATCCCGAGCGACCGGTCGTGCCGGCCGAGTAGACCGTCACGTCGGCCGGATCGGCGCCCGCTGCTTCGAGTTCGGCGAGGAACGTGTCCCAGCTGCCGTCCCAGTCGAAGACCTCGGCGTCGGCGCCACCGGCTCCTTCGGGGAGCAGGGTGATCGCCTGGAGCTCGCCGTCGGGTCCGGTGATGCGAACCAGGTCGAACTGGGCGTCGGCGTACTCGGCGGTGACCGCCGACTTCGGCAGGATCGTGCCCTGGGCGATCTGCGACTCGGTCTTGAGCGAGGTCACGAACATGTAGCCGAACGGCAACAGGAACAGCACAACGATGCCC contains:
- a CDS encoding leucyl aminopeptidase, with product MTNHAAVAVASSVPTSAEVVGVPVRSSGTVPRQLGLSRSALEANGFTGAAGQVLAVPSSKGATMVAVGAGDGLSANELRDAAAALTRACGKRASLATTLPMVAADDVSVAAAAQAVTEGVLLASYRYVGSKNDASIANPLTDATLVMPAKASKQAKEGVTAGIATSRAARLARELANTPPNLLNARDIAAQAVELGAEYGFDVEVFDKDQLTVLGCGGILGVNAGSTEPPRMVKLTYTPRRPKADVALVGKGVMYDSGGISIKPSNPMHALMKMDMSGAAAVLSTMTALRDLGCRNRVTAWLMCTDNMPSGSALKLGDVLTIRNGKTVEVQNTDAEGRLILADGLSLAAESEPDVIVDIATLTGSAMAALGTEYAAVIGSSQPVVDALIASADTTDEPLWQMPLARDKYRKLLDSVVADMRNIGGPYAGATTAAIFLSEFVGDVPWAHLDIAGPMNAEGDAGWKSKGAVGFGTRLLVDFACGFEPA
- a CDS encoding amino acid ABC transporter substrate-binding protein, with amino-acid sequence MTRTVTTKRWKFAAGLAAVALVAGACGGDDDDADDGDDDVATDDSAADSDDSSDDSGDDSTDDTVEVTQDGSVLAAVQDRGTLVCGGNNGLAGFGSIDAATGEASGFDIDFCRALAAAVLGDSEAIEIKALEAAERFPTLQSGEIDVLIRNTTRTASRDGAEQATFLHTTFYDGQGFMVPADTGFTTLEDLAGATVCVQTGTTTLTNLNAVSTDRGLNMTALEFESNDQLNPAFQAGQCEAWTSDASQLASFAAGMEMETTILPEIISKEPLGPAVADGDSQWAQVVDWATMATIQAWEYGIDSTNVDDFLTSEDSNILTFLGQPVTDADGNEAVKDLGLGLPNDFAYQVIKQVGNYQEIFEANLAPIGLTLEGSPNDLWTNGGLQYVPPFR
- a CDS encoding ABC transporter permease subunit (The N-terminal region of this protein, as described by TIGR01726, is a three transmembrane segment that identifies a subfamily of ABC transporter permease subunits, which specificities that include histidine, arginine, glutamine, glutamate, L-cystine (sic), the opines (in Agrobacterium) octopine and nopaline, etc.), coding for MLAIDATTLVMSLLWLLGAGVAATLGYVIYRLGNQIWAMIRQRRYDKANGQLAPPWRDTKVIAVVAQIAFAIVVVAVGWFLWGNFTTRTDRIGLELNFDFLDQPAGITIADNPLSPADTVSEALVAGFMNTIRAIIVGIPLSVLLGTLIGIARLSTNWLLSKAATAYVEFFRNIPPLVVIIFVWSGVYLTSFPRATESWRPLGGWLVLNNARFGFPSVVGLDNFVAFRWIILIALVAAVVVGVWRTNVHVKTGAAHHRILWGLGTFLAIAVVAYVVLGGPADFSKPLLSENGREFSGGIWMQMPYAALVSGLVLYTASHIAEIVRGSIQAVDKGQVEASEALALSSFQRYRFVILPQAMRIAFPPLINQFLNFSKNTSLALAIGFAETTSIIQNLNGQSLPAPQLTLLLMLMYLLLSLILSLIGNLINRRLQIVGR
- a CDS encoding amino acid ABC transporter permease, whose protein sequence is MADQFVETHMGGEDPQVPFDDHPSVPHLPPGEWVKKNLFNSKLNSVITVVFGLIVLWVAYFSITWLIDADFTIIRDTLRVFMIGSFPDDELWRLWVQGYLLMFAIGFASGARARTSFEQARLQGVGVEPQSLLGLLRRFWPIILALVVFASFAKTISPMILVVTSVATAIVARYVGWASPAAVRLRSGYVAALLVIASMLVVAGTSKFGGVVVGLVLFSWAFTEFRRGDPSTSGAQEAVRWIIPIVIGVAAYFAIASIGFEGFGWKDWGGLYVNVFTAVIGIVLGLPLGILLALGRRSDLPVVKTTSVLFIEFVRGVPLLSLLIFSIVFLPFFLPPSWETPAALTLAIVVIAGFSAAYIAEIVRGGLQAVAKGQTEAAQALGLAPGPMQRFIVLPQALRAVIPAMVGQFISLFKDTSLLFAAGVLEFLGASTIANNQPQFLGRGLAPVTLLFVAFGFWAFSYNMSRESRLLEKRLDTSR
- a CDS encoding amino acid ABC transporter ATP-binding protein, giving the protein MSPTTVNTDATEITGGTGQVMIEVEKMHKFFGDFHALKDIDLKVGQQEVVVVIGPSGSGKSTLIRCINRLERHDRGKIVVDGIELSDDVRNIQEIRRETGMVFQSFNLFPHLTVMENITLAPRNVRKIPKAEADATAMELLERVKIPQQANKYPGQMSGGQQQRVAIARTLAMKPKVVLFDEPTSALDPEMVKEVLDTMKDLANDGMTMICVTHEMGFAREVADRVVFMADGEIVEVGSPEHFFTDPQEERTKLFLSQIL
- a CDS encoding nucleoside deaminase, encoding MIAGLEQPWRVAFEEAWASWVAGNFGIGAAVVDPADGSIVSSGRNRVAQTEREPGLLSGNMTAHAEMNAFAALDRFNAEGLHVYTTLEPCIMCISTSMLLKVAHVHFAAGDEFYEGLDDLWGGHALTRERLPAATGPFTGEHARLAAFARFLPMSFTLRHFPGRTADQRARTEHPELAALIDELLADGSIDDLRTIDTVDTALATLWPRLPR
- a CDS encoding carbohydrate ABC transporter permease; translated protein: MTVTSDPPTAEQKQRKLPNLGKEPTTTYSELDGRSKRFLWGSLLTMFTMGIVVLFLLPFGYMFVTSLKTESQIAQGTILPKSAVTAEYADAQFDLVRITGPDGELQAITLLPEGAGGADAEVFDWDGSWDTFLAELEAAGADPADVTVYSAGTTGRSGSGVSLLMPGQDAAVLISGAAAPEPLEFDGSTESLDAALVESGYAIDQVALFAMPDPDGGNPSLALLRPGAAINALVPVDQLPTRVDWDFTYEGLGPVVEEQLGISLDEAVLYTVPAADGSLNGVGIISLDGDPSAFLDPAVQAPEAVDTGDAALATTLDETFNVEVRQLELYEVPTDDGTVQLALLERGAESSVFVDPDDVDAEPIVWEGRIQTIDPVLEFDPTLKNYPDAWRAMDFGTKLRNTAIIAGLGMAGTIMSSTLVAYGLSRFRMPFKGLIMLSLIATIILPRFVTLVPTYIVFDRLGWIGTWWPLIIPHFFANAYNVFLLRQFFLTIPRDLDEAAAIDGAGPLRTLLTVILPQAKGALLAVALFHFFFAWNDFLEPLLYLAARPDLQPISIGLYQFLGLYDANIPLIQAGALLGMLVPILVFLGLQKIFLKGIDLSGSVK